The following are encoded together in the Gasterosteus aculeatus chromosome 7, fGasAcu3.hap1.1, whole genome shotgun sequence genome:
- the LOC120821324 gene encoding uncharacterized protein LOC120821324 isoform X1 has protein sequence MTSPRFAVYVTWLFLWKKTQATDLTVRQERGFVSVNVGDNITLQCFHQKNDSMWLYWYKQLLGEQPKMISTFYVHNTEGNFYHEFENNPRFTLNTEKGQNHLTIIGLNFSDSASYYCAYKTSFLLTFAEGTVVSVQGSSLIHQSPSETIQPGGSVTLNCTVQTGTCDGQHSVYWFKDSEESHPALIYTDGGSTDQCERKANTQTHTCDYNLLMESLTSTHAGTYYCAVASCGHILFGNGTKLDIEDMGHRLYFLSGALVFTTILVVLLFSFVYKLKKKTSCQCSESRATVSGPSTGNTEGYQNAQSTHYAALNLNLPNGSRRQKMNIDVECVYSSVKQ, from the exons ATGACATCTCCAAGGTTTGCCGTCTATGTGACATGGTTGTTCTTGTGGAAAAAGa CTCAAGCAACTGATCTGACTGTCCGTCAAGAAAGAGGTTTTGTGTCAGTCAATGTTGGAGACAACATTACTTTGCAATGTTTCCATCAGAAAAATGATAGTATGTGGCTTTACTGGTATAAACAATTGTTAGGAGAACAACCAAAGATGATCTCCACCTTCTACGTGCACAACACAGAAGGCAATTTTTATCATGAATTTGAAAACAATCCACGCTTTACACTGAATACTGAAAAAGGTCAAAATCACTTGACAATTATTGGTTTGAACTTTTCAGACTCAGCATCTTACTACTGTGCATATAAGACTTCATTTCTGTTGACCTTTGCCGAGGGCACTGTTGTCAGCGTGCAGGGTTCATCTTTAATCCATCAGTCACCATCAGAGACCATCCAGCCAGGAGGCTCTGTGACTCTGAACTGTACAGTACAAACTGGGACCTGTGATGGACAACACAGTGTTTACTGGTTCAAAGACTCTGAAGAATCTCATCCAGCACTCATTTACACTGATGGAGGCAGCACTGATCAGTGTGAGAGGAaagccaacacacaaacacacacctgtgactacaacctgctgatgGAGAGCCTGACTTCGACACATGCTGGAACCTACTACTGTGCTGTTGCCTCGTGTGGACACATTCTGTTTGGAAACGGGACCAAGCTGGATATTGAGG ACATGGGCCACCGTCTGTATTTTTTAAGTGGAGCGTTGGTATTCACCACCATCCTGGTGGTActactgttttcttttgtctacaagctgaaaaagaaaacaagctgCCAATGTTCAG AGTCTCGCGCAACCGTATCAGGTCCCTccacaggaaacacagag GGTTAccaaaacgcacagagcactcATTATGCTGCTTTAAATCTCAATCTGCCCAACGGATCAAGGAGGCAGAAGATGAACATCGATGTTGAATGTGTGTACTCCAGCGTAAAGCAGTAG
- the LOC120822647 gene encoding immunoglobulin kappa light chain-like isoform X2 translates to MTSPRFAVYVTWLFLWKIAHATDMTVRQERRFASVNVGENITLQCFHQNTGRIWLHWYKQMLGQQPKMMSTFYQFNKNGTFHHEFKNNPRFTLDTEKGQNHLTILDLKMSDSATYYCAQSTSYALTFPEGTVVSVQGSGWTVPALLHQSPSETIKPGGSVTLNCTVQTGTCDGQHSVYWLKDSEESHPALIYTDGGSTDQCERKPNTQTHTCDYNLPMESLNLSHAATYYCAVASCGHILFGNSTKLDIEESRAAVSPPSSGNTEGYQKAQSPHYAALNLNLPNGSRRQKMNIDVECVYSSVKQ, encoded by the exons ATGACATCTCCAAGGTTTGCAGTCTATGTGACATGGTTGTTCTTGTGGAAAATTG CTCATGCAACTGATATGACTGTGCGTCAAGAGAGACGTTTTGCGTCTGTCAATGTTGGAGAAAACATTACGTTGCAATGTTTCCATCAGAATACAGGTAGAATATGGCTTCACTGGTATAAACAAATGCTGGGACAACAACCAAAGATGATGTCCACCTTCTATCAGTTTAACAAAAATGGCACTTTTCATCATGAATTCAAGAACAATCCACGCTTCACACTGGATACGGAAAAAGGTCAAAATCACTTGACaattttggatttaaaaatgtCAGACTCAGCAACTTACTACTGTGCACAGAGCACTTCGTATGCGTTGACTTTTCCCGAGGGCACTGTGGTCAGTGTGCAGGGTTCAGGTTGGACCGTCCCAGCTTTGCTCCATCAGTCACCATCAGAGACCATCAAGCCAGGAGGCTCTGTGACTCTGAACTGTACAGTACAAACTGGGACCTGTGATGGACAACACAGTGTTTACTGGTTGAAAGACTCTGAAGAATCTCATCCAGCACTCATTTACACTGATGGAGGCAGCACTGAtcagtgtgagaggaaacccaacacacaaacacacacctgtgactaCAACCTGCCGATGGAGAGCCTGAATCTGTCTCATGCTGCAACCTACTACTGTGCTGTTGCCTCGTGTGGACACATTCTGTTTGGAAACAGCACTAAACTGGATATTGAGG AGTCTCGCGCAGCTGTATCACCTCCCTCCTCAGGAAACACAGAG GGTTACCAAAAAGCACAAAGCCCTCATTATGCTGCTTTAAATCTCAATCTGCCCAACGGATCAAGGAGGCAGAAGATGAACATCGATGTTGAATGTGTGTACTCCAGCGTAAAGCAGTag
- the LOC120822647 gene encoding immunoglobulin kappa light chain-like isoform X1 yields MTSPRFAVYVTWLFLWKIAHATDMTVRQERRFASVNVGENITLQCFHQNTGRIWLHWYKQMLGQQPKMMSTFYQFNKNGTFHHEFKNNPRFTLDTEKGQNHLTILDLKMSDSATYYCAQSTSYALTFPEGTVVSVQGSGWTVPALLHQSPSETIKPGGSVTLNCTVQTGTCDGQHSVYWLKDSEESHPALIYTDGGSTDQCERKPNTQTHTCDYNLPMESLNLSHAATYYCAVASCGHILFGNSTKLDIEDVDDHLDLVCLLSGALVFTTILVVLLFSLVYKLQKKKSCQCLESRAAVSPPSSGNTEGYQKAQSPHYAALNLNLPNGSRRQKMNIDVECVYSSVKQ; encoded by the exons ATGACATCTCCAAGGTTTGCAGTCTATGTGACATGGTTGTTCTTGTGGAAAATTG CTCATGCAACTGATATGACTGTGCGTCAAGAGAGACGTTTTGCGTCTGTCAATGTTGGAGAAAACATTACGTTGCAATGTTTCCATCAGAATACAGGTAGAATATGGCTTCACTGGTATAAACAAATGCTGGGACAACAACCAAAGATGATGTCCACCTTCTATCAGTTTAACAAAAATGGCACTTTTCATCATGAATTCAAGAACAATCCACGCTTCACACTGGATACGGAAAAAGGTCAAAATCACTTGACaattttggatttaaaaatgtCAGACTCAGCAACTTACTACTGTGCACAGAGCACTTCGTATGCGTTGACTTTTCCCGAGGGCACTGTGGTCAGTGTGCAGGGTTCAGGTTGGACCGTCCCAGCTTTGCTCCATCAGTCACCATCAGAGACCATCAAGCCAGGAGGCTCTGTGACTCTGAACTGTACAGTACAAACTGGGACCTGTGATGGACAACACAGTGTTTACTGGTTGAAAGACTCTGAAGAATCTCATCCAGCACTCATTTACACTGATGGAGGCAGCACTGAtcagtgtgagaggaaacccaacacacaaacacacacctgtgactaCAACCTGCCGATGGAGAGCCTGAATCTGTCTCATGCTGCAACCTACTACTGTGCTGTTGCCTCGTGTGGACACATTCTGTTTGGAAACAGCACTAAACTGGATATTGAGG ACGTGGACGACCATCTTGACCTGGTGTGTTTATTGAGTGGAGCTTTGGTATTCACCACCATCCTGGtggttttactgttttctttggTCTacaagctgcaaaaaaaaaagagctgtcAATGTTTGG AGTCTCGCGCAGCTGTATCACCTCCCTCCTCAGGAAACACAGAG GGTTACCAAAAAGCACAAAGCCCTCATTATGCTGCTTTAAATCTCAATCTGCCCAACGGATCAAGGAGGCAGAAGATGAACATCGATGTTGAATGTGTGTACTCCAGCGTAAAGCAGTag
- the LOC120821324 gene encoding uncharacterized protein LOC120821324 isoform X2, giving the protein MTSPRFAVYVTWLFLWKKTQATDLTVRQERGFVSVNVGDNITLQCFHQKNDSMWLYWYKQLLGEQPKMISTFYVHNTEGNFYHEFENNPRFTLNTEKGQNHLTIIGLNFSDSASYYCAYKTSFLLTFAEGTVVSVQGSSLIHQSPSETIQPGGSVTLNCTVQTGTCDGQHSVYWFKDSEESHPALIYTDGGSTDQCERKANTQTHTCDYNLLMESLTSTHAGTYYCAVASCGHILFGNGTKLDIEESRATVSGPSTGNTEGYQNAQSTHYAALNLNLPNGSRRQKMNIDVECVYSSVKQ; this is encoded by the exons ATGACATCTCCAAGGTTTGCCGTCTATGTGACATGGTTGTTCTTGTGGAAAAAGa CTCAAGCAACTGATCTGACTGTCCGTCAAGAAAGAGGTTTTGTGTCAGTCAATGTTGGAGACAACATTACTTTGCAATGTTTCCATCAGAAAAATGATAGTATGTGGCTTTACTGGTATAAACAATTGTTAGGAGAACAACCAAAGATGATCTCCACCTTCTACGTGCACAACACAGAAGGCAATTTTTATCATGAATTTGAAAACAATCCACGCTTTACACTGAATACTGAAAAAGGTCAAAATCACTTGACAATTATTGGTTTGAACTTTTCAGACTCAGCATCTTACTACTGTGCATATAAGACTTCATTTCTGTTGACCTTTGCCGAGGGCACTGTTGTCAGCGTGCAGGGTTCATCTTTAATCCATCAGTCACCATCAGAGACCATCCAGCCAGGAGGCTCTGTGACTCTGAACTGTACAGTACAAACTGGGACCTGTGATGGACAACACAGTGTTTACTGGTTCAAAGACTCTGAAGAATCTCATCCAGCACTCATTTACACTGATGGAGGCAGCACTGATCAGTGTGAGAGGAaagccaacacacaaacacacacctgtgactacaacctgctgatgGAGAGCCTGACTTCGACACATGCTGGAACCTACTACTGTGCTGTTGCCTCGTGTGGACACATTCTGTTTGGAAACGGGACCAAGCTGGATATTGAGG AGTCTCGCGCAACCGTATCAGGTCCCTccacaggaaacacagag GGTTAccaaaacgcacagagcactcATTATGCTGCTTTAAATCTCAATCTGCCCAACGGATCAAGGAGGCAGAAGATGAACATCGATGTTGAATGTGTGTACTCCAGCGTAAAGCAGTAG